AGCCAAGCAAAAGGTGCTCTGCAACCTCAACAACCAGCAAACGTCACAATGTAGAGGTTGGTATTGTATTAACAGTAATTTTTGCTAATTTCCGAAGGGGTCACAATACTAAAGCTGCGTGTGTATACATCGGCTGTAGTTGATAGTTTGCCATAAGGTCTTAGCTGAATTTTGTGCTGATCATTTCTATATGTATAGGATCACTTTGGCTGACGATATAACTAATATGCTCAAGTATGAAATTCTTTGCTTAATTCATAGAGGTTTAGGGGCAATGAATTTTTAGTTAAATTGGGAGGTCAAGGCTGAACAAAATTGTTTGAATTGAATTGCTACAAGTTTATGAAGTTTTGAACTTACAAATTTTTGGTCAAAATTTGTAAGCTTTCAATTGATgtctaattaattaatttatggATAATTTCAGTAATCAGGAATACTGCAGCCGAATGTGTTTTAAAGTGAGGCAGATTGTTTTCTGTGATGTGCTGAAAACAAATTTCCTGACTGTTGGAATTCTGATTATGAGACAGAATAATATCTGAAAATTAAACACGTGCTTAAACTGAATTTCAACCAATTCTTAGACAGTTTCTTGTTACGCTGATAATCACAAATTGCGCTAAATGGTTGCACATCCAGTTTTTAGCAAAATGTGCCAATTATTGGCTAGTGGCAGAGAATAGTTTTTATACCTAACCGtacaaataagcaaaacaaaacAACCATTTATACCACACTGCTTGACAAATTGGTAATTGATTTGTATATGATAGAATGgaatttaaacacttttagtaaatgtaatgtaaacatatatcatctagatataaattttcattttaaaagtgCATACTTTTCTgatgttattaaaaatatttgggtGAAAAAAAACTGTGTTCCATTGAGGCTacaatgttttcattttttgaatgGATAAGTTACTTCAGCCGACATGCTGACTGACGTGAATATTCCTGTGTATACCGATATGTTATAAATGGGTACGTCTCAGAGCAAGACGAAAAGCTGCTAAATATTTGTCTCACAATAATTACAAATGGAGCCTGTACAAAGCTAAAAATGCACTGTACCtgatcagatttgagatattgTCCGATGTTATGTCTGTAAGGATTGAAACATGACCCGGGTAATAGTTCTTTACAACTACAATTGTTTGTCGGGAGGCCCTGTGCTGGTTGACAATGTTGTTGGTGATCAACATCAGGATCAATCCCATACTATTAGCTTTTTCCTGAATATAATTACCTATCTGAGATTTTGTAATTTGTGATATTCAGTCTTGACTGGTATTGTTACGGAGATttaattattagaataaatAGTTACATGAATACAGGAGTTATTAGCAGTATTGAAGAGTACTTACTGCAGTCATGGAGTCGGTAGCTTAAGGCCTTGTATGGTTTTCACTATACGCTGCTAATCTGTTTTGTAGATATATACCACAGTTGTTAATTGTCAATTTGTTTCAATATTCCTATAACGCCAGGTTCATGctaaacatatttaataagcCATTGTGACTTGGATTAGTAACGGTATGCAGTTGAAACCATGACTGTTATTCTCTCAAACTAAAATCTAAAATCCAAAACAACTGCACATAACTAGTTACAAATGATTTGACTGATATCGTCTTTAAATTTATTTCGATctattgatatttatataatatatataaatttattaaatatttatatattattgatttatTCTGGTCTATTGATATTAGTTGCTGCTGTAATTACTTCAACACTAACTCTTTGCAGAGAACAAGACCTAGAGCCAAAGTAAAGGCCACCGTGACTGTTGAAGTACATGCAGACTTTCCAGGCTATACTGAGAAAAGTACTCCCGAGTGTTGCAGACGTGCAATGACTACCGACATGGCTGATTGCACTTGTACAAGTGAGACATCAGTATAAGGCATAATGGTAAGTGCATCATGTTTGCTTCTCACAAGTGAGAAGCTGTGTACTTACtgactgtatgtacatacattctCACATACacatatgtttgtatatgtatataaatacatatctaTACATGCATACATTATATAGTCGCAGCCAGAAATGATTTATAACATCATTTGAATTTTTGCTCTTTTACTCCCACACCGTGTCTTTACAATTTACATATCAAATATTTCCTCAAAAGTTTTCTGTCATTTAAAACTAAAACCATCACTGCAGACTTTGAAGGCATGTAAAACTGACCAAATCTGATTACTGAATGTTATCAGTTATTAGTTATTTATACTCCAGCATAATGACATCAAATAATCtagtaaaaaaatttctttatGTTTAACATTGCTATCATTTTTTGTCATAGCGTTTGCATTCATTCCTCAGGTTCTCGAAGATGGTGCTACAGCTATACAACTGAAGACGTTACAACGTTAAGCGCATTGCATGATTCCTTGGATAACCGACATTCAAGGCACTAGTTCTCACAGGTAGCTAACAATTCGACTCGTTGCAAGTTTGACTAAATAATTAATCTTGtttagttgtttattttttacctCACAAACACACGTCCACACATTGTCCACTGTTGTTTATTGTTAATTCTTTTATCAGTCATTGGTACATTTTGTGTGTAAACCTACATGCGGTTTCTATTTAAGACTAcacaacaaatttatttttacactgttacattttgcaattttactGCACTTTTCATTTTCACCTCACTACTCCTcaaatgcatgtatatatatatgggtatcAAACACTTTATTATGCTGTATAGCTTGCAACAAAAATGCAAATAACAGTTAATCTCATTCAGGTGAAAGGTCAAATAGCTCCTAGCTATTCGACTCACAATTCTTCTCGACTGTGAAAACTTTTGGCATCATTGATAGCATCTTCAACATATGGTTTGATGTGGTACACATCTGCTTTGGGCCCCCATGCTCCGATCACCTGTCCATGGGCATCAACTAGATACTTGTAAAAGTTCCACTGTGGTGTGGTTTTGGATTCCTCTACAAATTACCACTATCCATCCTTAGGAACGAGCAGCTACCTATATTTTAGaagcatttttaaaaaagaCACTGAAGTAAGCTGatctgcaaaaaatatttccattatGCTGGTAAAAATTAACACCATGCAAATTCCCAATTAGCGAAAAATTTTTATTCTATTATCTTTTTTGGCGCTAGTAATCTGTGAAAGTATGAAGGCAAATTTAACAAGAGCTGGGGTTGAACCCAGGGGTTGGCACTATTTGAAACTGTAAGCAGTGAGATTGGCCATTATGCTGAGTTAGTTTAGCTCGGCATACATCTGAGATAGCCGATGCAACTGCAGATGACCTTCATTGTTTTTAAGCTTGGGTGAATAACGGGTAAAACCTATGAATACCAATTATGTACACCAGATTAACAGAACAACCAAAATCATCATTCCTAGTATATGTTTGTATAGCCAACACGCCGCAGTTATAGCTGAAACAACAATTCACGAAATCTTTATAGGACTCACCTAACAACTTATACTGCAGCAACTTGCAACAAACCACCACTTTCTAAACAAAGGAATGTATTTACTCATCAGGTATATCTGCATAACATGGTTCTTACCAATCAGGTATCTCCACATTGGTGTTACATTGTCACCTAACACATCTACCTTTTCGAATATTTCAAAATTCACGCGAAATTTTCGGTTCATTTCCCGTCGTATTGTGTGAACATCCTGGAAAAAAAAGGTTGACACAGAATATATTGTCTTGTAATACTTATGTATGCAATACCTGTAGCCTTACTTCCCATGCTTGCCTTTTACTAGAAAAATGGTGACCAAATGTAACATACATGCATATGGTTTTGTAGCTCATATCAATAATCTAACATAGAATTTGAACTTGATAGCATAATTTCCAACAGATACCAAATTACTAAATATACTGTAGTTGTCGTGAAAATGAAGAACACAAACAAACATGATAAACACCTATTAGACTTTGAAAAACCACAGATGAGCCTAATGATATGCGGTTTTTTTGTACTTGCGATCAGTCTTAATTGAACTAAAATTGTCATGTAAATCACAGATCACCCAAATGAAATGCTCACTCACGCAATATAGAGCCAAATAAAACCATCCCATCAAACTATGAACATAAAGTAAAGCTACAATTCTGAAAACCATAAAAGATTGATGGTCAACTTTTGAAACTTCATCAAACTGTGACAATGAGCTGTCAGTGGATAGACTACCTAAACTAAGtttaaatattcataaaaaaaaactgttttgttatattttgtatAACCTCATATTGCACTACCGTACAACATTGACCACTGCTAACCATGCAAACCCGAATAGCTCATCTTCAAGCGTAAATATGCCAAACTATATAGGATATTCTGGCACTgaagttttcttttttatgatatGTTGATGCTGAAATAAGCTTTGAATATTGACTATCAAAGACAATCATAAAGAGCAAGAGATAAGAGGATAATGTAAGTTATGAATTCTTCTGatgctatacatgtacattgatttTACAGCTAGTGTAAAATACTTTATTATCTTATTACGCTGCCACAGCCTAAACTTCTAGAACTAAGGGGTCGGCTTCAAACTGCCACACActattacatgtacatcagTACCTCTGGCTCTTGAGTCCCAAACTGATTGCAAGGAAAGGCCAAAATGTTTAGCCAACTCTCGTGTTCCCTCTGCAGTTCCACAAGCTGATGGTAATGGCTCTCCGTGTAACCGCAGTAAGAAGCTACATTCGTTACTAAAGTTACCTACAATAGAAAAGGCCGACAATGTCTGGTGGTGATGCAAAAAACCAAAGACAAAACCATGTTCACTGTGACAAGTTAGAACCATTTTCATTACAAATTACTGCAAAAACATAATGAGTCACGTATTAgataacaaaaattaaattgataaattaaaaagaaatgtgATGAAACATCTATGGAAGTTATAGCTAAGAAATATAGAATCAGTTGACAAGTTGCCTCGTTCATCTTTCAACTATATAAATATCCATGTTTGTTGACTTGTGTCATTTGTCTGTCCGGTTATAGCGATTAAGTTATAGCAACGAAAG
The genomic region above belongs to Watersipora subatra chromosome 1, tzWatSuba1.1, whole genome shotgun sequence and contains:
- the LOC137385950 gene encoding glutathione peroxidase 7-like; its protein translation is MAIVIKHACYCLLIANVGLQNVLAQDRRFYEFTAVDSHGSIIDLRRYQGKVTLVTNVASYCGYTESHYHQLVELQREHESWLNILAFPCNQFGTQEPEDVHTIRREMNRKFRVNFEIFEKVDVLGDNVTPMWRYLIEESKTTPQWNFYKYLVDAHGQVIGAWGPKADVYHIKPYVEDAINDAKSFHSREEL